The following coding sequences lie in one Capsicum annuum cultivar UCD-10X-F1 chromosome 5, UCD10Xv1.1, whole genome shotgun sequence genomic window:
- the LOC107870955 gene encoding DExH-box ATP-dependent RNA helicase DExH10, translating into MSCSSPAGGKRKEPEASNSSSDKNEVREQNSSSKRANLTRTCVHEVAVPSGYTSTNDESIHGTLSNPSYTGKMAKTYPFKLDPFQQVSVSCLERNESILVSAHTSAGKTAVAEYAIAMAFRDKQRVIYTSPLKALSNQKYRELSHEFNDVGLMTGDVTLSPNASCLVMTTEILRGMLYRGSEVLKEVAWVIFDEIHYMKDRERGVVWEESIIFLPSAIKMVFLSATMSNATEFAEWICNIHKQPCHVVYTDFRPTPLQHYMFPMGGSGLYLVIDENELFREDNFLKMQDSFAKQKIGDGNSANAAKVRGRIAKGGSTSGGVSDICKIVKMIMERKFQPVIVFSFSRRECEQHAMSMPKLDFNTEEEKEVVKEVFRNAVDCLSEEDRSLPAIELMLPLLQRGIAVHHSGLLPVIKELVELLFQEGLIKALFATETFAMGLNMPAKTVVFTSVKKWDGDSHRYIGSGEYIQMSGRAGRRGKDERGICIIMIDEKMEMNSIKDMVLGKPAPLVSTFRLSYYTILNLLSHAQGQFTAEHVIKNSFHQFQYEKALPDIGKKVSKLEEEAAKLDASGEGEVAEYHKLKLEIAQREKKLMAEIIRPEKVLHFLLPGRLVKVWEGGKDWGWGVVVNVVKKPPAASGSLPAVLSASRSTSYIVDTLLHCSLGSGENSSQPKPRPPRPEEKGEMHVVPVQLPLISSLSKLRISVPADLRPLEARQSILLAVQELQKRFPQGLPKLNPVKDMGFEDPEFIDIMNQIEELEKKLFAHPLHKSQDEHQLKSFQKKAEVNHEIQQLKSKMRESQLQKFRDELRNRSQVLKKLGYIDADGVVQLKGRAACLIDTGDELLVTELMLNGTFNDLDHHQTAALASCFIPGDKSNEQINLRAELTRPLQQLQDTARRIAEIQRECKLEINIEEYVEASVRPFLMDVIYCWSKGASFAEVIQMTDIFEGSIIRLVRRLDEFLNQLKGAAHAAGEVDLENKFAAASESLRRGIMFANSLYL; encoded by the exons ATGTCGTGTTCTTCTCCGGCTGGCGGAAAACGGAAGGAACCGGAGGCGTCAAACAGCTCCTCCGACAAGAACGAAGTCCGAGAGCAAAATTCATCTTCGAAGCGAGCAAATTTAACCAGAACTTGCGTACACGAAGTAGCAGTTCCATCAGGTTACACATCAACAAATGACGAATCGATTCACGGTACTCTTTCAAATCCTAGCTATACCGGAAAAATGGCCAAAACATATCCATTCAAACTCGATCCATTTCAACAAgtctcagtttcatgtttagaacGAAACGAATCAATTCTCGTATCAGCACATACCTCCGCTGGAAAAACAGCGGTAGCTGAATATGCAATCGCAATGGCGTTTAGGGACAAGCAACGTGTTATTTATACTTCACCTTTAAAGGCATTGAGTAATCAGAAATACAGAGAATTAAGTCATGAGTTTAATGATGTTGGATTAATGACTGGTGATGTAACGTTATCGCCAAACGCGAGTTGTTTAGTTATGACTACGGAGATTTTGAGAGGGATGTTATATAGAGGTTCAGAGGTGTTGAAGGAAGTTGCTTGGGTTATATTTGACGAGATACATTATATGAAAGATCGCGAAAGAGGTGTTGTTTGGGAAGAAAGTATTATATTTTTGCCATCGGCAATTAAGATGGTATTTCTTTCGGCTACAATGTCGAATGCTACTGAGTTTGCAGAATGGATATGTAATATTCATAAACAACCATGTCATGTTGTTTACACTGATTTTCGGCCTACACCTTTGCAGCATTATATGTTTCCTATGGGTGGTTCGGGATTGTATCTTGTTATTGATGAGAATGAGCTGTTTAGGGaggataattttttgaaaatgcaGGATAGTTTTGCAAAGCAGAAAATCGGGGATGGAAATAGTGCAAATGCTGCTAAGGTTAGAGGTAGAATCGCGAAAGGGGGCTCTACTTCTGGTGGTGTATCAGATATTTGCAAAATTGTCAAG ATGATCATGGAACGGAAGTTTCAGCCGGTCATTGTCTTCAGTTTTAGTAGAAGAGAATGTGAACAACATGCAATGTCTATGCCCAAGCTTGATTTTAATACCGAAGAAGAGAAGGAAGTAGTGAAGGAGGTTTTCCGTAATGCAGTGGATTGCTTGAGCGAGGAAGATAGAAGCTTACCAGCTATTGAATTAATGTTGCCCCTACTTCAGCGTGGGATTGCTGTTCACCACTCTGGCCTGCTTCCTGTTATTAAGGAACTTGTGGAACTTCTCTTCCAAGAAGGACTCATAAAGGCTCTTTTTGCAACAGAGACA TTTGCCATGGGGCTAAACATGCCTGCGAAAACTGTTGTCTTTACCAGTGTAAAGAAATGGGATGGTGATAGTCATCGTTACATTGGATCTGGTGAGTATATACAG aTGAGTGGAAGAGCAGGGCGTCGTGGAAAAGATGAACGTGGTATTTGTATTATCATGATTGACGAGAAG ATGGAAATGAATAGCATCAAGGACATGGTTTTGGGTAAACCGGCTCCATTAGTCAGCACGTTTAGGCTGAGTTACTATACAATTCTAAATTTATTGAGTCACGCCCAAGGCCAATTTACTGCCGAGCATGTTATCAAAAACTCATTCCACCAGTTTCAGTATGAGAAG GCGTTACCTGACATTGGAAAGAAGGTCTCTAAGCTGGAAGAAGAAGCTGCAAAGCTTGATGCATCAGGGGAG GGTGAGGTTGCAGAATATCATAAACTAAAGCTTGAGATAGCGCAACGTGAGAAAAAACTGATGGCTGAAATAATACGGCCTGAAAAGgttctccattttcttcttccTGGTAGGCTG GTCAAGGTATGGGAAGGTGGAAAAGATTGGGGTTGGGGTGTTGTAGTCAATGTGGTAAAGAAGCCTCCAGCTGCTTCGGGTTCTTTGCCTGCTGTACTCTCTGCTTCACGTAGCACAAGCTATATTGTGGATACCCTACTTCATTGCTCTCTTGGTTCTGGTGAAAATAGTTCTCAACCCAAACCACGTCCTCCTCGTCCAGAGGAGAAGGGAGAAATGCATGTA GTTCCTGTTCAATTGCCCCTGATTTCTTCCCTCAGTAAGCTTAGAATATCTGTTCCTGCGGATCTTCGGCCATTGGAAGCAAGGCAAAGCAtcctacttgctgttcaggagcTTCAGAAACGTTTTCCTCAAGGACTCCCTAAGCTTAACCCTGTAAAG GACATGGGCTTTGAAGATCCAGAATTTATTGATATAATGAACCAGATTGAAGAGCTAGAGAAAAAATTGTTTGCTCATCCACTACACAAG TCACAAGATGAACATCAACTTAAGAGTTTCCAAAAGAAGGCGGAAGTGAACCATGAAATTCAACAGCTCAAGTCAAAAATGCGAGAATCACAG CTTCAAAAATTTCGAGATGAACTTAGAAACCGTTCCCAAGTCCTGAAGAAACTGGGTTACATAGATGCCGATGGTGTTGTGCAGTTGAAGGGACGAGCAGCCTGCTTGATAGACACTGGGGATGAACTCCTCGTGACTGAATTGATGTTGAATG GTACATTCAATGATCTTGATCATCATCAAACTGCGGCTCTGGCAAGTTGCTTTATCCCAGGCGACAAATCAAATGAACAAATAAATTTAAGAGCTGAGCTAACTAGACCATTACAACAGCTACAAGATACTGCAAGAAGAATAGCAGAG ATTCAACGTGAATGCAAGTTGGAGATAAACATTGAAGAATATGTAGAGGCATCAGTACGACCATTTTTGATGGATGTCATTTACTGTTGGTCAAAG GGAGCGTCGTTCGCAGAGGTTATACAAATGACTGATATCTTTGAAGGTAGCATCATTCGGTTAGTAAGAAGGCTTGATGAATTTTTGAACCAG TTAAAAGGTGCTGCACATGCTGCGGGAGAAGTGGATTTGGAGAACAAATTTGCTGCTGCCAGTGAGAGCCTTCGACGTGGAATAATGTTTGCGAATTCTCTGTACCTCTAG